The following coding sequences are from one Candidatus Abyssobacteria bacterium SURF_5 window:
- a CDS encoding Na+/H+ antiporter subunit C, with product MGIVLPLIIGGLYAAGLYLMMRRSIVKLFLGLALLSHGANLLIFLMGGLVRGNSPIVPLGMTEPLTPYADPVPQALILTAIVIGFGMQAFLVVLIRRTHQATGTSDLDQLRNTDVLR from the coding sequence ATGGGGATTGTTCTGCCGTTGATAATCGGGGGTCTGTATGCAGCCGGGCTTTACCTGATGATGCGGCGCAGCATCGTGAAATTGTTTCTTGGTCTTGCGCTTCTCAGCCACGGAGCAAATCTCCTTATTTTCCTCATGGGAGGCCTGGTGCGCGGCAATTCTCCGATCGTGCCGTTGGGAATGACCGAACCTTTAACACCGTATGCGGACCCGGTTCCGCAGGCGCTCATCTTGACGGCGATTGTTATCGGTTTCGGAATGCAGGCTTTCCTGGTCGTTCTCATCCGGCGCACGCATCAGGCAACCGGCACATCAGACCTGGATCAACTGCGCAACACCGACGTGTTGCGCTGA